The Paraburkholderia agricolaris genome includes the window AGTCAGATGCTGCTTGCCGATCTTTTCGCCGACCGTGACGACAATGCGCTTCCAGCCGACCATCGTGCCGAGACCGAGGGCGATAGCGACCGCAACCTTGACCCACGTCGGGATGAACTTGGTGGCGTGATCGGTTTGCGCCTTGAAGTTGTCGATCGCTTTGGCATCGCCCGACGAGAAGGCCGGCTGCTTGCTCTTCTCCATCAGGCGAATCGCTTCGGACGCGACATACATATTGTTACGCACGTTATCGACGATAGCTTGCGGCACGGCAGCCATCGATCCCGATGCGCCGACCTGCTGGCCGATCAACGTGGTGAGTTGCTGCAAGGCCGGCACCGTGGCCGGCGTCAACTGACGGTTGCGCACGTACGCTTCGACTTCGGCGCGTGGATCGGCGGACGGCGCCACGCCTTGCGTGTACTTGCCGAGCGTGTCCGCGGCGTGTTGAGCCACGGCGATGAAGGTTTGCGTTTCCGCCGGCGTGACGGCCTTGTTCAGCGCGTACGCCGTCGGCACCGTGCCGATCAGGATCAGCATGATGAGGCCCATGCCTTTCTGCCCGTCGTTCGAACCGTGCGCGAACGAAACACCCGTACAGGTCAGAATCAACAGGCTGCGAATCCAGAACGGCGGCGGCTTTTTCCCCTTCGGCTCCGCATACAGCGCGGGAATCCGCACGACGGCCTTGAGGATCAACAGCAGCAACGCCGAGGCGAGAAAGCCGACCAGCGGCGAAAACAGCAAGGACTTGCCCACGCCGAGCGCCTGATTCCAGTCCACGCCGCTCGTGCCGCTCGCGCCGTGCATCAGTTGATTCATCAGACCTACGCCGATGATCGAGCCGATCAGCGTATGCGAGCTCGACGACGGCAGTCCGAAATACCAGGTGCCCAGATTCCAGATGATCGCGGCGATCAGCAGTGCGAACACCATCGCGAAACCCGCGCTGCTGCCCACTTGCAGAATCAGCTCGACCGGCAGCAGTTGCAGAATGCCGAACGCGACCGCGCCCGTTGAAGTCAGCACACCGAGGAAATTCCACGCACCGGACCAGACCACCGCGAGGTTCGGTGCGAGCGAATGCGTGTAGATCACGGTAGCGACTGCGTTGGCCGTGTCATGGAATCCATTGACGAATTCGAAGCCGAGCGCGATCAGGAGTGCAACACCGAGCAGGAAGTAGGGCAGCACCGAGCCTTCGCGAACCGGTTGTAGATCGGTTGCCAGGTGCATGGCGCAATAAACGGCGCCGATCGCAATCACGACGAGGAAAATGATAAGGCCGATACTGCGCCCCTTTTCACTTGCAGCGCCCGGTTGCGGGTACGAAAGTTCCGGCATGGCGTATGCCCCAAAAGAAAGTTGTCGCGGAACTGCCGATCCTGCGGTGCCTGTGTGACGCAATGATGACAATGGCGTGACAGCTATGCGGGGCGGGTTCGCGAGAAGTGTGTGGAGACTGGCGTTGCGGGGTAAGCCGCAGATTGCACGGCGCGCAGGAATGATAAGTGGTCCGAAAATAACTAGGCGTGAAATGCACCGTGTGCCGTGGAATGGCGGGTCCGGTTCAACTCCCGCGAGGGTCGCATGCAGACTCGTATGGGCTCGCGCGATTCAGGTGGCCGAGGTGGCGCACTACGGATTGCTTCTCATGCAACGTGCATTTTCCGTAGGCCATCGTCGTGCAGTTTAGGTGACGCGCGGGCGGATATCCACTGGGACCTTTTTTTGCTAGGCTGACATAAATGGGCCTTTGAAGGACGTGCGGTGATGCAAGCAAGTCGCAAGGTCGGCAAGCAGGCTGCGGATCGTGAACCGGCCGAAGCAGAGCAATCTGCCGAGGCGGCCTTTGCGTCGTATGCGGCGCCGCTTGTCGATGCGGCGATCGAACATGCCAATGAGGTGCATGAAGACGCGTCGCCCGAAGCGCTGCACAAACTGCGCGTCTCGCTGCGGCGGTTGCGCTCGCTGTGGTGGGCGTTCGAACCCTTGCTGGAAAAAGGTGGGAATACGCGCCAACGCGCGCTGTACAAGTATCTGGCGACGGCAGCCGGCAAGACGCGCGACTGGGACATTCTGATCGCGTTGATTGCCGGCAACGAGCGCATTGCGCCCGAGTTGTCGCCGCAACTCCAGGCGGTGCGCGGCGACGCGTTGGCGACAAGTCGCGAAACGCTTTCGAACGCGGGCGTCAAACGTCTGTTGCAAGACGCGCTGAGCAGCGCCAGTAAGGAACTGAACACGGCTCACG containing:
- a CDS encoding inorganic phosphate transporter; translation: MPELSYPQPGAASEKGRSIGLIIFLVVIAIGAVYCAMHLATDLQPVREGSVLPYFLLGVALLIALGFEFVNGFHDTANAVATVIYTHSLAPNLAVVWSGAWNFLGVLTSTGAVAFGILQLLPVELILQVGSSAGFAMVFALLIAAIIWNLGTWYFGLPSSSSHTLIGSIIGVGLMNQLMHGASGTSGVDWNQALGVGKSLLFSPLVGFLASALLLLILKAVVRIPALYAEPKGKKPPPFWIRSLLILTCTGVSFAHGSNDGQKGMGLIMLILIGTVPTAYALNKAVTPAETQTFIAVAQHAADTLGKYTQGVAPSADPRAEVEAYVRNRQLTPATVPALQQLTTLIGQQVGASGSMAAVPQAIVDNVRNNMYVASEAIRLMEKSKQPAFSSGDAKAIDNFKAQTDHATKFIPTWVKVAVAIALGLGTMVGWKRIVVTVGEKIGKQHLTYGQGASAEVVAMLTIGAADMYGLPVSTTHVLSSGVAGTMAANGSGLQWGTVRSLILAWVLTLPVSIALSAGLYWLFRMVF
- a CDS encoding CHAD domain-containing protein is translated as MQASRKVGKQAADREPAEAEQSAEAAFASYAAPLVDAAIEHANEVHEDASPEALHKLRVSLRRLRSLWWAFEPLLEKGGNTRQRALYKYLATAAGKTRDWDILIALIAGNERIAPELSPQLQAVRGDALATSRETLSNAGVKRLLQDALSSASKELNTAHERVPLQTFVEQRVAASERSLKKRIKRASRAKRSNYTAFHDVRKAGKKVRYLLEFFEPVLSGNHKRVLKRLKRIQKRFGTLNDIVASEMLLRDNVDLLAGSGDTDAALRWFRKERKRRMRAAAGLLRKL